The Pleuronectes platessa chromosome 23, fPlePla1.1, whole genome shotgun sequence genome contains a region encoding:
- the chd3 gene encoding chromodomain-helicase-DNA-binding protein 3 isoform X1, with amino-acid sequence MSSPLRSCEEDEEGMVVNSEGGDFDEEDDDGDRDEDASDINSPAAPRETATAAAAAAAAPEEEAEASDREVPCRKKGRPKKKKDTKKKDKEGKPAKAKKRKKIESNVERDSDRERDFGENSDSVASDYGSGEKKKKRKHKERKEKKTKKKKKDDGERDSSQEESTKPMEQKTSAQLAKEWGLEDVDHTFTEEDYRELTNYKAFSQFMRPMIAKKNPKIPMSKMMTILGAKWREFSCNNPFKGNAAAVAAAAAAAAIAVAEQVSAATASPEPPPQPPPIRKAKTKEGKGPGYKKRSKSPRVSDKKKAQAKAKKMAPIRIKLSPIGAKRKKSCSSDDIEEDESEQEDSSVHSSSVRSDSSGRVKKNKRGRPAKKKKKSAISCPAPVPGEEEGEGYETDHQDYCEVCQQGGEIILCDTCPRAHHLVCLEPELDKAPEGKWSCPHCEKEGIQWEAKDEDFEDFEEDSEDRVISDVGAGIVIPVGAEEEDDDHMEFCRVCKDGGELLCCDTCTSSYHIHCLNPPLPEIPNGEWLCPRCTCPQIKGRVQKILHWRWGEPPSPIPVPPAPDAAPDAPPPPPMKGRAEREFFVKFVGQSYWHCTWITELQLEIFHSVMYRNYQRKTDMDEPPSLDYGSGGEDENGVGKSEKRRAKDPEYALMDDKYYKYGIKPEWMMIHRIINHSSHCLSVSVDKKVSYHYLVKWRDLTYDQCTWERDDLDIPDFAIYKANYWRHRDLIMKEDPDKPRKMRSRNPEDEEDSPASPVTDPTIKYEEQPDFVTTTGGTLHLYQLEGLNWLRFSWSQGTDTILADEMGLGKTIQTIVFLYSLFKEGHTKGPFLVSAPLSTIINWEREFEMWAPDFYVLTYTGDKDSRAIIRENEFTFDDTAVKGGKKTFKLRRDATIKFHVLLTSYELVTIDQTALKSIDWACLVVDEAHRLKNNQSKFFRRLNDYKIDHKLLLTGTPLQNNLEELFHLLNFLTPNRFNNLEGFLEEFADISKEDQIKKLHDLLGPHMLRRLKADVFKNMPAKTELIVRVELSPMQKKYYKLILTKNFEALNTKGGNQVSLLNIMMDLKKCCNHPYLFPVASMEAQKTPSGAYEGSALTKASGKLTLMQKMLRNLKEQGHRVLVFSQMTKMLDLLEDFLDYEGYKYERIDGSVTGALRQEAIDRFNAPGACQFCFLLSTRAGGLGINLATADTVVIFDSDWNPHNDIQAFSRAHRIGQANKVMIYRFVTRASVEERITQVAKRKMMLTHLVVRPGLGSKAGSMSKQELDDILKFGTEELFKDQREGMKNTTGDKVEDEGNVIHYDSVAIERLLDRSQNETDDTDVQNMNEYLSSFKVAQYMVREEDKVEEIEREIIKQEENVDPDYWEKLLRHHYEQQQEDLASKLGKGKRNRKPVNYNDAAQEDQEWHADISDNQSEYSVGSEEEDEDFDDRPEGRRQSRRQLRNEKDKPLPPLLARVGGNLEVLGFNTRQRKAFLNAVMRWGMPSQDAFSSQWLVRDLRGKSEKEFKAYVSLFMRHLCEPVADGAETFADGVPREGLCRQPVLTRIGVMSLVKKKIQEFEHINGRWSLPELKPEVNVEKSSSRASSPAMKTTTPTPDASYSNTPCTSTPATPAPADKLEKNGKEGEKEEEKEEGETLPEKEKGKEKDEGKEDSNKTGDPEELSSTKETPQSASPCQKAENVEEHNLKEAEKKETPDIPAATTEEKKAQEESKEETKQDTELKEEKSEGEKTAEEKERENEKREETPTAKEATDTKEKSEVADVKKEEVKGEKEAVKEVKAAKEEPPRGNGRPPVERPRFMFNIADGGFTELHTLWQNEERAAISSGKMNEIWHRRHDFWLLAGIVIHGYARWQDIQNDPQFAIVNEPFKMQANKGNFLEMKNKFLARRFKLLEQALVIEEQLRRAAYLNMTQDPSHPAMALNARFAEVECLAESHQHLSKESLGGNKPANAVLHKVLNQLEELLSDMKADVTRLPATLSRVPPIAARLQMSERTILSRLASKGTETHTPPPIPPGPYATPQNYGAPFTPAPPSALYMGGANYSQMPPGSFISVLNGPPMPVKKEREAEMLVNRREQRSGEVICIDD; translated from the exons ATGTCCTCTCCGCTGCGCTCCtgcgaggaagacgaggagggcATGGTGGTTAATTCCGAGGGAGGAGATTTCGATGAAGAAGACGACGACGGGGACCGAGACGAGGACGCAAGCGACATAAACTCTCCGGCGGCGCCTCGGGAAACTGCaacagccgccgccgccgccgccgccgcgcCAG aagaagaggcagaggcaTCAGACAGAGAGGTCCCGTGCAGGAAGAAAGGACGGCCGAAGAAAAAGAAGGACACAAAGAAGAAGGACAAAGAGGGGAAACCTGCCAAAGCAAAGAAACGCAAGAAGATC GAAAGCAATGTAGAGAGAGActcggacagagagagagactttggCGAGAACTCCGACAGTGTCGCCAGCGACTATGGATctggggagaaaaagaaaaagaggaaacataaagaaaggaaggagaagaaaaccaagaagaagaaaaaagatgacGGGGAGCGGGACAGCAGTCAGGAGGAATCAACCAAG CCAATGGAGCAGAAGACCTCGGCCCAGCTGGCAAAGGAGTGGGGTCTGGAGGATGTTGATCATACCTTCACAGAGGAAGACTACAGGGAACTCACCAACTACAAAGCCTTCAGCCAGTTCATGAG GCCAATGATCGCCAAGAAGAACCCTAAGATCCCCATGTCGAAGATGATGACCATCCTTGGGGCCAAATGGAGGGAGTTCAGCTGTAACAACCCCTTTAAGGGCAACGCCGCTGCCGtagctgcggctgctgcagctgctgccattGCCGTCGCCGAGCAGGTCTCTGCAGCGACCGCCTCTCCTGAGCCGCCGCCACAGCCTCCACCAATCAGGAAAGCCAAGACGAAAGAGGGCAAAG GCCCTGGCTACAAAAAGCGCAGTAAAAGCCCTCGAGTCTCAGACAAGAAAAAGGCTCAAGCAAAGGCTAAAAAGATGGCACCCATCCGTATCAAGCTGTCGCCCATAGGTgccaagaggaagaagagctgCTCC AGCGATGATATAGAGGAGGACGAGTCTGAGCAGGAGGACTCCAGCGTCCACAGCTCCTCGGTTCGCTCGGACAGCTCGGGTCGTGTCAAGAAGAACAAGCGAGGACGTCctgccaagaagaagaagaaaa GTGCCATTTCAtgcccagctccagtccctggggaggaggagggggagggctaCGAGACGGACCATCAGGACTACTGCGAGGTGTGTCAGCAGGGCGGGGAAATCATCCTGTGTGACACTTGTCCCAGAGCTCATCACCTCGTCTGCCTGGAGCCTGAGCTGGACAAGGCTCCCGAGGGCAAGTGGAGCTGCCCGCACTGC GAAAAAGAAGGAATCCAGTGGGAAGCGAAGGACGAGGACTTTGAGGACTTTGAGGAGGACAGCGAGGACAGGGTGATATCAGACGTCGGGGCCGGGATTGTGATCCCCGTCGGggcggaggaagaggatgacgaCCACATGGAGTTCTGTCGGGTGTGCAAAGACGGAGGGGAACTGTTGTGTTGCGACACCTGCACCTCGTCGTACCACATCCACTGTCTCAACCCACCGCTGCCAGAGATCCCCAACGGAGAGTGGCTGTGTCCACGGTGCACG TGTCCGCAAATCAAAGGTCGCGTCCAGAAAATCCTCCACTGGCGGTGGGGAGAGCCTCCATCGCCGATTCCTGTTCCCCCGGCGCCTGACGCCGCGCCGGACGCCCCGCCGCCGCCACCCATGAAGGGCAGAGCCGAGAGGGAGTTCTTTGTCAAGTTTGTTGGGCAGTCCTACTGGCACTGCACGTGGATCACCGAGCTCCAG CTGGAGATCTTCCACTCGGTGATGTACAGAAACTACCAGAGGAAGACGGACATGGACGAGCCTCCCAGTCTGGATTATGGTTCGGGAGGAGAAGACGAGAACGGAGTGGGAAAGAGTGAAAAGAGGAGAGCTAAGGATCCTGAGTACGCCCTCATGGATGACAAATACTACAAGTATGGCATCAAGCCTGAGTGGATGATGATCCACCGCATCATCAATCACAG CTCTCACTGTTTGTCCGTCAGTGTTGACAAGAAGGTGTCGTACCACTACCTGGTGAAGTGGAGAGACCTGACCTACGACCAGTGCACCTGGGAGAGAGACGACCTGGATATCCCTGATTTTGCTATTTACAAGGCCAACTACTGGAGGCACAG AGATTTAATAATGAAGGAGGATCCAGACAAACCCAGGAAGATGAGGAGCAGGAAcccagaggatgaagaggactcTCCTGCTTCCCCAGTCACTGAT CCTACGATAAAATATGAAGAGCAGCCAGACTTTGTCACAACGACCGGCGGGACGCTGCATCTGTACCAGCTCGAGGGTCTGAACTGGCTGCGGTTCTCTTGGTCCCAGGGCACCGACACCATCCTCGCAGATGAGATGGGCCTCGGCAAAACCATCCAGACCATTGTCTTCCTCTACTCACTTTTCAAAGAG GGTCACACCAAGGGCCCGTTCCTGGTCAGCGCTCCGCTCTCCACCATCATCAACTGGGAGAGGGAGTTCGAGATGTGGGCACCCGACTTCTACGTGTTGACGTACACGGGAGACAAGGACAGTCGAGCCATCATCAGAGAGAACGAGTTTACCTTCGACGACACGGCTGTCAAAGGAGGAAAGAAGACCTTTAAACTGAGG AGGGATGCTACTATTAAATTCCATGTGCTGCTGACGTCCTATGAGTTGGTGACCATTGACCAGACGGCGCTCAAGTCCATCGACTGGGCCTGTCTGGTGGTGGACGAGGCTCACCGCCTCAAGAACAACCAGTCCAAG TTTTTCCGGCGTCTGAACGATTATAAGATCgaccacaagctgctgctgacgGGAACTCCTCTGCAGAACAACCTGGAGGAGCTGTTCCACCTGCTCAACTTCCTCACGCCCAACCGCTTCAA TAACCTCGAGGGCTTCCTGGAAGAGTTTGCCGACATTTCCAAGGAGGACCAGATCAAGAAGCTCCACGACCTCCTGGGGCCTCACATGCTGCGGAGGCTGAAGGCCGACGTCTTCAAGAACATGCCCGCCAAGACCGAGCTGATTGTCAGAGTGGAGCTGAGCCCAATGCAGAA gaaATACTACAAGTTGATTCTGACCAAGAATTTCGAGGCTCTGAACACGAAGGGAGGAAACCAGGTGTCACTGCTAAACATCATGATGGACCTCAAGAAGTGCTGCAACCACCCCTACCTCTTCCCTGTGGCCTccatg GAAGCTCAGAAAACGCCCAGCGGTGCTTACGAGGGGTCGGCCCTCACTAAGGCTTCCGGGAAACTGACGCTGATGCAGAAAATGCTGAGGAATCTGAAAGAGCAGGGGCACCGAGTGCTTGTGTTCTCACAG ATGACTAAAATGCTGGACTTGTTGGAAGACTTCCTGGACTATGAGGGTTATAAGTACGAGAGGATTGACGGAAGCGTCACGGGAGCGCTGAGACAAGAGGCCATCGACCGCTTCAACG CTCCTGGTGCTTGTCAGTTTTGTTTCCTGCTCTCCACCAGAGCCGGAGGTTTGGGGATCAACTTGGCCACAGCTGACACCGTCGTCATCTTCGACTCGGACTGGAATCCTCACAACGACATACAG GCGTTCAGCCGAGCCCACAGAATCGGGCAGGCCAACAAGGTCATGATCTACCGCTTTGTGACCCGAGCCAGCGTGGAGGAGCGGATCACCCAGGTGGCCAAGAGGAAAATGATGCTGACCCACCTGGTGGTCCGGCCGGGCCTCGGATCCAAGGCAGGCTCCATGAGCAAACAGGAACTGGACGACATCCTCAAGTTTGGAACAGAGGAGCTCTTCAAGGATCAGAGAGAAG GTATGAAAAACACCACCGGGGATAAAGTGGAGGACGAGGGCAACGTCATCCACTACGACAGCGTGGCCATCGAGAGGCTGCTGGACCGAAGCCAGAACGAGACGGACGACACGGACGTCCAGAACATGAACGAGTACCTCAGCTCCTTCAAAGTGGCCCAGTACATGGTGCGAGAGGAGGATAAG GTGGAGGAGATCGAGCGGGAGATCATCAAACAGGAGGAGAACGTGGACCCTGATTACTGGGAGAAGCTTCTGCGGCACCACtacgagcagcagcaggaggacctCGCCAGCAAACTGGGTAAAGGCAAGAGGAACCGCAAGCCCGTCAACTACAACGACGCAGCCCAGGAGGACCAAG AGTGGCATGCTGACATTTCAGATAACCAGTCCGAGTATTCAGTGGGctccgaggaggaggacgaggactttGACGATCGaccagagg GTCGAAGGCAGTCGCGTCGCCAGTTGAGGAATGAGAAAGATaaacctctgcctcctctcctggCCAGGGTCGGAGGCAACCTTGAG GTGCTGGGCTTTAACACTCGCCAGCGGAAGGCCTTCCTGAACGCAGTGATGCGCTGGGGGATGCCGTCTCAGGACGCCTTTTCCTCCCAGTGGTTGGTGAGAGACCTCAGGGGCAAATCTGAAAAAGAATTCAA AGCGTACGTGTCTCTCTTCATGCGTCACCTGTGTGAGCCGGTGGCTGACGGCGCGGAGACGTTCGCAGACGGCGTCCCGAGGGAGGGTCTGTGTCGCCAGCCGGTCCTCACACGAATCGGCGTCATGTCCCTCGTCAAGAAGAAG ATCCAGGAGTTCGAGCACATCAATGGACGGTGGAGTCTCCCAGAGCTCAAGCCTGAGGTCAACGTGGAGAAGTCCTCCTCCAGGGCCTCCTCTCCAGCAATGAAGACCACCACGCCCACGCCAGACGCCAGCTACAGCAACACACCGTGCACCTCCACGCCAG CGACCCCTGCTCCTGCAGACAAGCTGGAAAAAAAcggaaaggagggagagaaggaagaggaaaaagaggagggtgagaccctgccggagaaagagaaagggaaggagaAGGATGAGGGGAAAGAGGACAGCAACAAGACTGGAGACCCTGAAGAG CTGTCCTCGACAAAAGAGACACCACAGAGTGCGTCTCCTTGTCAAAAAGCCGAAAATGTGGAAGAGCACAACCTGAAAGAGGCGGAGAAGAAAGAAACGCCAGACATTCCAGCTGCCacgacagaggagaagaaagcgcAGGAGGAGAGCAAAGAGGAGACGAAGCAAGACACGGAGTTAAAAGAAGAGAaatcag AAGGAGAGAAGACGGCggaggagaaggaaagagaaaacgAAAAGCGTGAAGAGACGCCCACGGCAAAAGAAGCGACGGACACCAAGGAGAAGTCCGAGGTGGCCGACGTGAAGAAAG aggaggtcaaaggtgagaAAGAGGCCGTAAAAGAGGTCAAAGCGGCGAAGGAGGAGCCACCCAGAGGAAACGGGAGGCCTCCTGTGGAGCGACCTCGCTTCATGTTCAACATCGCAGACGGCGGATTCACTG AGCTGCACACTCTCTGGCAGAACGAGGAGCGGGCCGCCATCTCCTCGGGGAAGATGAACGAGATCTGGCACCGCCGACACGACTTCTGGCTGCTGGCGGGAATTGTGAT TCACGGCTACGCCCGGTGGCAGGACATCCAGAACGATCCCCAGTTCGCCATCGTCAACGAGCCTTTCAAGATGCAGGCCAACAAAGGCAACTTCCTGGAGATGAAGAACAAGTTCCTGGCTCGACGCTTTAAG ctgctggagcaggCGCTGGTGATCGAGGAGCAGCTGCGGCGGGCGGCCTACCTGAACATGACCCAGGACCCCAGCCACCCGGCCATGGCCCTCAACGCTCGCTTTGCAGAGGTGGAGTGCCTGGCGGAGTCGCACCAGCACCTCAGCAAGGAGTCCCTGGGGGGGAACAAGCCGGCCAACGCTGTCCTGCACAAAG TGTTGAACCAGTTGGAGGAGCTGCTGAGCGACATGAAGGCCGACGTGACCCGACTCCCGGCCACGCTGTCCAGGGTTCCCCCGATCGCCGCCCGCCTGCAAATGTCCGAGAGGACCATCCTCAGCCGACTGGCGAGCAAGGGCACAGAGACGCACACGCCCCCG CCCATACCCCCAGGACCCTACGCCACCCCTCAGAACTATGGAGCCCCCTTCACCCCTGCACCCCCGAGCGCCCTCTACATGGGAGGGGCCAACTACAGTCAGATGCCACCAGGATCCTTCATATCAG tgctgAACGGGCCTCCCATGCCTGTGAAGAAGGAGCGAGAAGCCGAGATGTTAGTCAACCGACGGGAGCAGCGCAGCGGAGAGGTCATCTGCATCGACGACTAG